A genome region from Bdellovibrionota bacterium includes the following:
- a CDS encoding C13 family peptidase, giving the protein MFNSSIIFVMLMLVASQAQAINWKGIFIAGDHSIENFDNAREDLTQTFSSIGQLNTLQFSSSTNYISEKNSVYPATFQSIKSGFSQMALRDGEGCLIHMTSHGGYRRGFYMSLEKTQFMTPRDLIAMVDSACGQAPTVILVSACYSGQFITEKMKGPNRVIMTAAREDRPSFGCSADIEYTYWDGCLLETIPSARSWPDLYEKVKVCISAKELALGAKPSEPQAFFGDNTKQWPLLH; this is encoded by the coding sequence ATGTTTAATAGTTCCATAATTTTTGTTATGCTAATGTTAGTTGCATCACAGGCTCAAGCGATAAATTGGAAGGGTATTTTCATCGCTGGTGACCATTCTATCGAAAATTTTGATAATGCACGAGAAGATTTGACTCAAACTTTTTCTTCGATCGGTCAACTCAATACACTTCAATTCTCTTCTTCGACAAACTACATTTCTGAAAAGAACTCAGTTTATCCCGCTACGTTTCAGAGTATTAAATCTGGATTTTCTCAAATGGCTTTGCGAGATGGGGAGGGTTGTCTTATTCATATGACTTCACACGGTGGTTATAGAAGAGGATTTTACATGTCCCTTGAAAAAACTCAGTTTATGACGCCAAGAGATTTAATTGCCATGGTAGATAGTGCATGTGGACAGGCTCCAACTGTAATTTTGGTTTCTGCATGTTACTCAGGTCAGTTTATAACAGAAAAAATGAAAGGACCTAATCGTGTGATAATGACTGCCGCTCGAGAAGATCGACCTTCTTTTGGTTGTTCAGCTGATATAGAGTATACATATTGGGATGGTTGTCTCTTGGAAACAATTCCAAGCGCTAGGAGCTGGCCTGATCTTTATGAAAAAGTTAAAGTGTGTATATCAGCCAAAGAATTAGCATTGGGTGCTAAACCTTCGGAGCCCCAAGCATTTTTTGGAGACAACACTAAGCAATGGCCTTTGCTTCATTAA